A stretch of Crossiella cryophila DNA encodes these proteins:
- a CDS encoding TOMM precursor leader peptide-binding protein produces MKRSVSVIGHSPDVVELRSGVWNAESYTLTDHAGSNTLFTLVSSLDGTRSRGEIAKQAGVPRAEVEALVDHLDQLNLIEEQSASALEAYLDRVDTLTSDLAGATVDTPIHLVGDHDLGARILAELGPAGAGEQAGIVPATDPAWQAVLDLERAGATDGMALAEAAEAARQWQGDLVLLAETTVNPLRLRALNRLSAEVGFPWLHSAVDGPFLLIGPTILPRRSACFECFETRVSMNLREGSAYQRYKNALTEGSVRLGSPPVFGPLLGLLAAHVALEAVNYLHTGTTFTVEKCLSVYLPTMEMGYHEVLRLPGCAGCGPVVERDDASLYFDARAWIGEGA; encoded by the coding sequence TTGAAGAGGTCCGTCTCGGTCATCGGGCACAGCCCGGATGTCGTCGAGCTGCGTTCCGGGGTGTGGAACGCCGAGTCGTACACCCTCACCGACCACGCCGGGTCGAACACCCTGTTCACCCTGGTCTCCAGCCTCGACGGCACCCGGTCACGGGGTGAGATCGCCAAGCAGGCCGGGGTGCCCAGGGCCGAGGTCGAGGCACTGGTCGACCATCTCGACCAACTGAACCTGATCGAGGAACAGTCGGCCAGCGCGCTCGAGGCGTACCTGGACCGGGTGGACACGCTCACCTCGGACCTGGCGGGAGCGACCGTGGACACGCCGATCCACCTGGTCGGCGACCACGACCTCGGTGCGCGGATCCTGGCCGAGCTGGGGCCCGCTGGCGCGGGTGAGCAGGCGGGGATCGTCCCCGCCACGGATCCCGCATGGCAGGCCGTGCTGGACCTGGAACGCGCAGGGGCCACCGACGGGATGGCGTTGGCCGAGGCTGCCGAGGCCGCGCGGCAATGGCAGGGCGACCTGGTCCTGCTCGCGGAGACCACGGTCAACCCGCTGCGCCTGCGCGCGCTGAACCGGCTCTCGGCCGAGGTCGGCTTCCCCTGGCTGCACTCCGCGGTCGACGGCCCGTTCCTGTTGATCGGGCCGACGATCCTGCCTCGCCGGTCCGCCTGTTTCGAGTGCTTCGAGACCAGGGTCTCGATGAACCTGCGGGAGGGCAGTGCCTATCAGCGGTACAAGAACGCGCTCACCGAAGGGTCCGTGCGGCTGGGCAGCCCACCGGTGTTCGGGCCGCTGCTCGGCCTGCTCGCGGCGCACGTCGCGTTGGAAGCGGTGAATTACCTGCACACGGGGACCACGTTCACCGTCGAGAAATGCCTCAGCGTGTACCTGCCGACGATGGAGATGGGGTACCACGAGGTGCTCAGGCTGCCCGGCTGCGCCGGTTGCGGACCCGTGGTCGAACGTGACGACGCCTCGCTCTACTTCGACGCCAGGGCCTGGATCGGGGAAGGTGCCTGA
- a CDS encoding pyruvate dehydrogenase, whose product MTNVAEQLVHLLREAGVQRIYGIVGDSLNPIVDAVRRTEGIEWVHVRHEETAAFAASAEAQLTGRLAVCAGSSGPGNLHLINGLFDAHRSGAPVLAIASHIPAAQIGTGFFQETHPEQLFAECSHYSELVSQPEQLPRLLRIAMQTALGRGGVSVLTIPGDLADRKATAPTPPVTKVRPSPVVPTDRTVDELAELLDSAEKVMLFVGAGARGAHAEVMELAARLGAPVGHSFGGKEWIQFDNPYDVGMSGLLGYGACFEAMHQADRVILLGTDFPYDNFLPQARTIQVDHDLTRLGRRTPLELAVHGSVKETLRALLPKVKQRTDRSYLDKMLRKHADRLEKVVDAYTRDIADRTPIHPEYAAAVLDEVAAADTVFTIDTGMNNVWAARYLTPNGRRRMIGSFRHGSMANALPQAIGAQLAYPDRQVVALSGDGGLSMLLGDLLTLSGADIPVKVVVFNNASLGMVKLEMLVDGLPDHGTDHRQVNFAAIAKAAGIHAIRAEKPAEVEPALREAFTHPGPALVELVTDPNALSLPPKITGEMVRGFALAAGKTVLNGGVGKMIELARSNLRNIPRP is encoded by the coding sequence ATGACGAATGTGGCCGAGCAGCTCGTACACCTGCTGCGCGAGGCCGGGGTCCAGCGGATCTACGGCATCGTCGGGGACAGTCTCAACCCGATCGTGGACGCGGTCCGCCGCACCGAGGGCATCGAGTGGGTGCACGTGCGGCACGAGGAGACCGCCGCCTTCGCCGCCTCCGCCGAAGCCCAACTGACCGGTCGGTTGGCGGTCTGCGCGGGCAGCAGCGGTCCGGGCAACCTGCACCTGATCAACGGCCTGTTCGACGCGCACCGCAGTGGCGCGCCGGTGCTGGCCATCGCCTCGCACATCCCGGCCGCGCAGATCGGCACCGGCTTCTTCCAGGAGACCCACCCGGAGCAGCTCTTCGCCGAGTGCAGCCACTACAGCGAACTCGTCTCCCAGCCCGAGCAGCTGCCCCGCCTGCTGCGCATCGCCATGCAGACCGCGCTGGGCCGCGGCGGCGTGTCGGTGCTGACCATCCCCGGCGACCTGGCCGACCGCAAGGCCACCGCGCCCACCCCGCCGGTGACCAAGGTCCGTCCCTCGCCCGTGGTCCCTACCGACCGGACGGTAGACGAGCTGGCGGAGCTGCTTGACAGCGCCGAGAAGGTCATGCTGTTCGTCGGCGCGGGCGCCCGCGGCGCGCACGCCGAGGTGATGGAACTGGCCGCTCGCCTGGGCGCACCGGTCGGCCACTCCTTCGGCGGCAAGGAGTGGATCCAGTTCGACAACCCCTACGACGTCGGCATGAGCGGCCTGCTCGGCTACGGCGCCTGCTTCGAGGCCATGCACCAGGCGGACCGGGTCATCCTGCTGGGCACCGATTTCCCCTATGACAACTTCCTGCCCCAGGCCCGCACCATCCAGGTCGACCACGACCTCACCCGCCTTGGCCGCCGCACCCCGCTCGAACTGGCCGTGCACGGCAGCGTCAAGGAAACCCTGCGGGCCCTGCTGCCCAAGGTGAAGCAACGCACCGACCGGTCCTACCTGGACAAGATGCTGCGCAAACACGCCGACCGCCTGGAGAAGGTCGTCGACGCCTACACCAGGGACATCGCCGACCGCACCCCCATCCACCCCGAGTACGCCGCCGCGGTGCTCGACGAGGTGGCCGCCGCCGACACCGTCTTCACCATCGACACCGGCATGAACAACGTCTGGGCCGCCCGCTACCTCACCCCCAACGGCCGCCGCCGCATGATCGGCTCCTTCCGCCACGGCAGCATGGCCAACGCCCTGCCCCAGGCCATCGGCGCCCAACTCGCCTACCCCGACCGCCAGGTGGTCGCCCTCTCCGGCGACGGCGGCCTGTCCATGCTCCTGGGCGACCTGCTCACCCTCTCCGGCGCCGACATCCCGGTGAAGGTGGTGGTGTTCAACAACGCCAGCCTGGGCATGGTCAAACTGGAGATGCTGGTCGACGGCCTCCCGGACCACGGCACCGACCACCGCCAGGTCAACTTCGCCGCGATCGCCAAGGCAGCCGGCATCCACGCCATCCGCGCGGAGAAGCCCGCCGAGGTCGAGCCGGCGTTGCGGGAGGCCTTCACCCACCCCGGCCCCGCCCTGGTCGAACTCGTCACCGACCCCAACGCGCTGTCCCTGCCGCCGAAGATCACCGGCGAGATGGTGCGCGGGTTCGCGCTGGCGGCGGGGAAGACGGTGCTCAACGGCGGGGTGGGCAAGATGATCGAACTGGCCCGCAGCAACCTGCGCAACATCCCCCGTCCCTGA
- a CDS encoding LysR family transcriptional regulator, producing the protein MDLRTLAWFREVAEGATVTETARRAHLTQPALSRALAKLDQETGAALFQRVGKTLVPTPAGHLFKTCVSEVLDRYAQGLRAVAELTDPGCGTVPLTFLHTLGTWLVPPLLSRFRAGFPDIAFELTQHGEAGLATALLSGAADLAVTSDDPGHPQLRWQHLLTEPLFLAVPPRHRLARRSRARLADLAEEPFILLRPGYALRATTEDRCRQAGFTPRVGFEGEEVETLRGLVAAGLGVALLPLPGGEPATPYLRLTDVRATRDIGLMWLAERELPPASAEFRAHVLGTVADGLDLPWQRGKPAR; encoded by the coding sequence ATGGATCTGCGGACCTTGGCCTGGTTCCGGGAGGTCGCCGAGGGCGCCACGGTCACCGAGACCGCCCGCCGCGCGCACCTGACCCAGCCCGCGCTGTCCAGGGCACTGGCCAAGCTGGACCAGGAGACCGGTGCCGCCCTGTTCCAGCGGGTGGGCAAGACCCTGGTGCCCACCCCGGCCGGACACCTGTTCAAGACCTGCGTGAGCGAGGTGCTCGACCGCTACGCCCAGGGCCTGCGCGCGGTGGCCGAACTGACCGACCCCGGCTGCGGCACGGTGCCGCTGACCTTCCTGCACACCCTGGGCACCTGGCTGGTGCCGCCGCTGCTGAGCCGGTTCCGCGCCGGGTTCCCGGACATCGCCTTCGAGCTGACCCAGCACGGCGAGGCGGGCCTGGCCACCGCCCTGCTCTCCGGCGCCGCCGACCTGGCGGTCACCAGCGACGATCCCGGCCACCCGCAGCTGCGCTGGCAGCACCTGCTCACCGAACCGCTGTTCCTGGCCGTGCCGCCGCGCCACCGGCTGGCCAGGCGCTCCCGGGCCCGGCTGGCCGACCTGGCCGAGGAGCCGTTCATCCTGCTCCGCCCGGGTTACGCCTTGCGCGCCACCACCGAGGACCGCTGCCGCCAGGCCGGGTTCACCCCTCGGGTGGGCTTCGAGGGCGAGGAGGTGGAGACCCTGCGCGGACTGGTCGCCGCCGGACTCGGCGTCGCACTGCTGCCGCTGCCCGGCGGCGAACCGGCCACCCCGTACCTGCGGCTCACCGATGTGCGGGCCACCAGGGACATCGGGCTGATGTGGCTGGCCGAACGGGAGCTGCCACCGGCCTCGGCGGAGTTCAGGGCGCACGTGCTCGGCACCGTCGCCGATGGTCTGGACCTCCCCTGGCAACGGGGCAAACCAGCGAGGTAG
- a CDS encoding coproporphyrinogen-III oxidase family protein: MSRPLLVYVHVPFCMSKCHFCDWVTEIPTSDLLRRAKDPDRVSYVDALCRQIRQRGAELRDQGYQPVIHYWGGGTASILTVEEIHRIGAALHEVLDLTDLRESTIECSPETLTAEKLAAFRDIGFFRMSSGVQSFHDPRLRALGRAHTAESARRAFHLAAEAGFTDLNIDLMCGFPGEDLGEVEHSVTAALSLPVTHVALYPFRPAVGTVLRRQMARGDSQILRAEQKQAYRLGRGLLTGAGFPEYAMSHFGRLRCHSDLAYFRLEMDWVGFGSEAGSLLDGTFSTAPRGRLAAYNRDPFAVAERHPVASDAVAPRLMYQSLTTFEGALADNWLERGGVPLEKVLELPAVRHLTSFLDGVAGLVRDQRGVRLPKEKVAEAFIDLQFAAAPREGKQATTARAVFG, translated from the coding sequence ATGTCGCGCCCACTGCTGGTGTACGTGCACGTGCCTTTCTGCATGTCGAAGTGCCACTTCTGCGACTGGGTGACCGAAATCCCCACCTCGGACCTGCTTCGCAGAGCGAAGGATCCCGACCGGGTGTCCTATGTGGACGCGTTGTGCCGCCAGATCCGGCAGCGGGGCGCCGAACTGCGGGACCAGGGCTACCAGCCGGTCATCCACTACTGGGGCGGCGGCACGGCCAGCATCCTGACCGTCGAGGAGATCCACCGGATTGGCGCGGCCTTGCACGAAGTGCTGGACCTAACCGACCTCCGTGAGTCGACGATCGAGTGCAGCCCGGAGACCCTCACCGCGGAGAAACTGGCGGCCTTCCGCGACATCGGCTTCTTCCGGATGAGCAGCGGCGTCCAGTCCTTCCATGACCCACGACTCCGAGCCCTCGGCCGCGCGCACACGGCCGAGTCGGCACGCCGCGCCTTCCACCTCGCCGCAGAGGCGGGTTTCACCGATCTCAACATCGATCTGATGTGCGGCTTTCCCGGCGAGGACCTCGGCGAGGTCGAGCACTCGGTGACCGCCGCACTCAGCCTGCCGGTCACCCACGTCGCCCTGTACCCGTTCCGGCCCGCTGTCGGCACGGTGCTGCGGCGCCAGATGGCACGCGGGGACAGCCAGATCCTGCGCGCTGAACAGAAGCAGGCATACCGGCTGGGACGGGGCCTGCTCACCGGCGCGGGATTTCCCGAGTACGCGATGAGCCACTTCGGCAGGCTCCGCTGCCACAGCGACCTCGCCTACTTCCGGCTGGAGATGGACTGGGTCGGCTTCGGTTCCGAGGCGGGATCCCTGCTCGACGGCACCTTCAGCACCGCACCGCGGGGCAGGCTCGCGGCCTACAACCGCGATCCCTTCGCGGTGGCCGAGCGGCACCCGGTCGCCTCCGACGCGGTGGCACCGAGGCTCATGTACCAGTCCCTGACCACCTTCGAGGGGGCGCTCGCGGACAACTGGCTGGAGCGTGGCGGGGTCCCGCTGGAGAAGGTGCTGGAACTACCCGCTGTGCGACACCTCACCAGCTTCCTGGACGGGGTCGCCGGACTCGTGCGGGACCAGCGCGGAGTGCGGCTGCCCAAGGAGAAGGTGGCCGAGGCGTTCATCGACCTGCAGTTCGCCGCAGCGCCACGGGAAGGCAAGCAGGCCACCACCGCACGCGCTGTCTTCGGCTGA
- a CDS encoding SagB/ThcOx family dehydrogenase: MTELSASDLRQAAISCTSYRAVSPDVHASGLRTHQLRFENLSANGLPRPAEEFLVGGRLRRWDRESALSASAYFADPTVAALAELDTEVLRDDEIVQLPPNIRTRLELGEAVSRRRSTRTYSGDPVGLPELATLLRHVGAITAEGDVDLMRGGTVTYRFRTVPSAGGLYPVELWVAALNITGLSPAVYRYAPRLDGLVQVGDAGVLARLSGCFAIPDDQITISSAAAVLCYVARPWRTMRKYGPRGMRFVLHEIGGMSQNAHLTVAALGLGSVDCAGFYDDEVNEVLGLDGVLTAVLHTSVLGWQG, from the coding sequence ATGACCGAACTTTCCGCGAGTGATCTCAGACAGGCAGCCATCTCCTGCACCAGCTACCGGGCGGTCAGTCCCGATGTACACGCCTCCGGTCTGCGCACCCACCAGTTGAGGTTCGAGAACCTCTCCGCCAACGGGTTGCCGCGCCCGGCCGAGGAGTTCCTGGTCGGTGGCAGGCTGCGGCGGTGGGACCGGGAGTCCGCGCTGTCCGCGAGCGCCTACTTCGCCGACCCGACAGTAGCCGCCCTGGCCGAACTGGACACCGAGGTTCTCCGGGATGACGAGATCGTCCAGTTGCCGCCGAACATCCGTACCCGGCTTGAGCTGGGGGAGGCCGTGTCCAGGCGGCGCAGCACCCGTACCTACAGCGGGGATCCCGTCGGCCTGCCCGAACTGGCCACCCTGTTGCGCCACGTGGGTGCGATCACCGCCGAAGGCGACGTCGACCTGATGCGCGGTGGCACGGTGACCTACCGATTCCGCACGGTGCCGAGTGCGGGCGGCCTGTACCCGGTCGAGCTGTGGGTGGCGGCGCTGAACATCACCGGCCTCAGCCCGGCGGTGTACCGCTACGCGCCCCGGCTGGACGGTCTCGTCCAGGTGGGCGACGCGGGTGTGCTGGCCAGGTTGTCCGGGTGCTTCGCCATCCCGGACGACCAGATCACCATCAGTTCGGCCGCGGCGGTGCTCTGCTACGTGGCCCGGCCGTGGCGGACGATGCGAAAGTACGGACCGAGGGGAATGCGGTTCGTCCTGCACGAGATCGGTGGCATGTCGCAGAACGCGCATCTGACCGTCGCGGCGCTGGGACTGGGCTCGGTCGACTGTGCCGGCTTCTACGACGACGAGGTGAACGAGGTACTCGGCCTCGACGGTGTGCTGACCGCCGTCCTGCACACCTCCGTGCTCGGCTGGCAGGGGTAG
- a CDS encoding VOC family protein codes for MELFKPAIINVPVDDVGAGIEFYQTMLGVPLARNLSHAIAYHAPVSSDGVLLVVSQKRFPGEPVTVYFAVESLEESLGRLTDLGGSVIAGPYELSIPKKIRPEFRESFKESPFATEEAGDSLGMGASVHDAQENRFGLIEFNEWAHATFKLGRYARPVTQEQLKDQMIALRRGVPPVELVDD; via the coding sequence ATGGAGCTGTTCAAGCCTGCCATTATCAATGTTCCCGTCGATGACGTCGGAGCGGGAATCGAGTTCTATCAAACGATGCTCGGTGTGCCGCTGGCGCGGAATCTTTCGCACGCCATCGCTTATCACGCGCCAGTGTCCAGTGACGGCGTGTTGCTGGTCGTCTCGCAGAAACGGTTCCCCGGCGAGCCCGTGACGGTCTACTTCGCCGTCGAGAGCCTGGAGGAGTCGCTGGGGCGGCTGACCGACCTGGGTGGTTCGGTGATCGCCGGCCCCTACGAACTCAGCATCCCGAAGAAGATCCGGCCCGAGTTCCGGGAGTCGTTCAAGGAGAGCCCGTTCGCCACCGAGGAGGCGGGCGACTCGTTGGGCATGGGCGCCTCGGTGCACGACGCACAGGAAAACCGGTTCGGTCTCATCGAGTTCAACGAGTGGGCGCACGCCACCTTCAAACTCGGCCGGTACGCGCGCCCAGTGACCCAGGAACAACTCAAGGACCAGATGATCGCCCTCCGTCGTGGGGTGCCGCCGGTCGAACTCGTCGACGACTGA
- a CDS encoding YciI family protein yields MAQYLLSIYQPDGPTPPPEFLDPIMKKLDAVNADLIASGARVFAAGLFPPSTATVIRARDEEVLMTDGPFTEGKEHIGGFTVIQAEDLDAALHWGTRLAEALGLPIEVRPMYE; encoded by the coding sequence ATGGCCCAGTACCTGCTCAGCATCTACCAGCCGGACGGCCCCACCCCGCCGCCGGAGTTCCTCGACCCGATCATGAAGAAGCTGGACGCGGTCAACGCGGACCTGATCGCCTCGGGCGCGCGGGTCTTCGCCGCCGGGCTGTTCCCGCCCAGCACCGCCACCGTGATCAGGGCCAGGGACGAGGAGGTGCTGATGACCGACGGCCCGTTCACCGAGGGCAAGGAGCACATCGGCGGCTTCACCGTGATCCAGGCCGAGGACCTGGACGCGGCCCTGCACTGGGGCACCCGGCTGGCCGAGGCGCTCGGGCTGCCCATCGAGGTGCGGCCCATGTACGAGTGA